One Gammaproteobacteria bacterium DNA segment encodes these proteins:
- a CDS encoding SDR family oxidoreductase gives MTASIHNTPRACPREGVGARSILITGCSSGIGYATAKSLSKRGYRVFASARKMEDVEKLKREGLNTVQLDLAHSDSIQNALQQVLAQTNGELYALFNNGAYGQPGAVEDLSRDVLRQQFETNLFGTVELTNLVIPIMRKQGYGRIIQCSSILGFIALKYRGAYNASKYALEGINDTLRLELQGSGIYVSSIQPGPISTRFRANSLAMYQKNINAENSFHKKIYQAMVERLQKAGAAVPFTLPPDAVVKKVIHALESRRPKNHYAVTFPTYLFALLKRILPSRLLDKILGSL, from the coding sequence ATGACAGCATCGATACATAACACTCCGAGAGCCTGCCCCCGCGAAGGCGTGGGGGCACGTAGCATACTGATTACGGGTTGCTCTAGCGGTATTGGCTACGCCACTGCCAAAAGCTTATCTAAGCGCGGCTACCGTGTTTTCGCCAGCGCACGCAAAATGGAAGATGTTGAGAAATTAAAAAGAGAAGGACTCAACACAGTGCAACTCGACCTTGCTCATAGCGACTCTATTCAAAACGCACTACAACAAGTTTTAGCGCAAACCAATGGCGAACTTTATGCCTTGTTTAATAACGGAGCGTATGGCCAACCCGGTGCAGTCGAAGATTTAAGCCGTGATGTCTTGCGCCAACAATTTGAGACTAATCTTTTTGGCACCGTGGAACTCACCAACCTGGTGATACCTATTATGCGCAAACAAGGCTATGGTCGCATTATTCAATGCAGTTCAATACTTGGCTTTATCGCGCTAAAATACCGTGGTGCTTATAACGCTAGCAAATATGCTCTGGAAGGCATTAACGATACGCTACGCCTGGAATTGCAGGGCAGTGGTATTTACGTCTCTTCAATTCAACCAGGCCCGATTAGCACGCGTTTTCGTGCCAACTCTCTAGCCATGTACCAAAAAAACATCAATGCAGAAAATAGCTTCCACAAAAAAATCTATCAAGCTATGGTGGAACGTTTACAAAAAGCAGGGGCAGCAGTACCGTTTACACTACCTCCTGATGCCGTAGTAAAAAAAGTCATCCACGCGCTGGAAAGTCGCCGACCAAAAAATCATTAT